A single genomic interval of Scylla paramamosain isolate STU-SP2022 chromosome 12, ASM3559412v1, whole genome shotgun sequence harbors:
- the LOC135105827 gene encoding uncharacterized protein LOC135105827 isoform X3, with protein sequence MVLSRGALTLLLVVAWPVLACWPDYVDQAAQDADVVVVAKVVYLGSHHGHGFNKFYNLVKVQVKTFLKGEEACRRHLRLLSGNERPEWEEEATVVEEADLSPSSEVLGVDGVSAQGTCSGRVRSGDIMIFFLHIKSKAEVQKGHSAQAAFHVTSQPIKLNLSLLRHTQAVVQGEYLCMAFL encoded by the coding sequence ATGGTGTTGTCTCGAGGCGCCTTGACGCTGCTCCTGGTGGTGGCGTGGCCGGTGCTCGCCTGCTGGCCGGACTACGTGGACCAGGCGGCGCAGGATgcggacgtggtggtggtggccaaaGTGGTCTACCTTGGGTCACACCACGGCCACGGATTCAACAAGTTCTATAATCTGGTGAAAGTGCAAGTGAAGACCTtcctgaagggagaggaggcttGCAGGAGACACTTGAGGCTCCTCTCGGGGAATGAGAGACccgagtgggaggaggaagccaCAGTGGTCGAGGAAGCTGATCTGTCACCCTCCTCTGAGGTCCTGGGGGTGGACGGTGTGTCCGCCCAGGGCACCTGCAGCGGCAGGGTGAGAAGCGGGGACATCATGATCTTTTTCCTGCACATCAAGTCCAAGGCTGAGGTGCAGAAAGGCCACAGTGCCCAGGCGGCCTTCCACGTGACCTCGCAGCCTATCAAGCTGAACCTGAGTCTGCTGAGGCACACCCAAGCTGTTGTGCAAGGTGAGTACCTGTGCATGGCTTTTCTTTGA
- the LOC135105827 gene encoding uncharacterized protein LOC135105827 isoform X2 → MVLSRGALTLLLVVAWPVLACWPDYVDQAAQDADVVVVAKVVYLGSHHGHGFNKFYNLVKVQVKTFLKGEEACRRHLRLLSGNERPEWEEEATVVEEADLSPSSEVLGVDGVSAQGTCSGRVRSGDIMIFFLHIKSKAEVQKGHSAQAAFHVTSQPIKLNLSLLRHTQAVVQGKSSHVSTTRQERRKY, encoded by the coding sequence ATGGTGTTGTCTCGAGGCGCCTTGACGCTGCTCCTGGTGGTGGCGTGGCCGGTGCTCGCCTGCTGGCCGGACTACGTGGACCAGGCGGCGCAGGATgcggacgtggtggtggtggccaaaGTGGTCTACCTTGGGTCACACCACGGCCACGGATTCAACAAGTTCTATAATCTGGTGAAAGTGCAAGTGAAGACCTtcctgaagggagaggaggcttGCAGGAGACACTTGAGGCTCCTCTCGGGGAATGAGAGACccgagtgggaggaggaagccaCAGTGGTCGAGGAAGCTGATCTGTCACCCTCCTCTGAGGTCCTGGGGGTGGACGGTGTGTCCGCCCAGGGCACCTGCAGCGGCAGGGTGAGAAGCGGGGACATCATGATCTTTTTCCTGCACATCAAGTCCAAGGCTGAGGTGCAGAAAGGCCACAGTGCCCAGGCGGCCTTCCACGTGACCTCGCAGCCTATCAAGCTGAACCTGAGTCTGCTGAGGCACACCCAAGCTGTTGTGCAAG